One Branchiostoma floridae strain S238N-H82 chromosome 1, Bfl_VNyyK, whole genome shotgun sequence genomic region harbors:
- the LOC118429763 gene encoding acyl-CoA:lysophosphatidylglycerol acyltransferase 1-like — translation MVHVGAATQLLWLVSQTWYLLRIVLRMAFVLVNNLYVVPAHFVWMLCLQPVRIARPELFWELEGMMIKWMSAQIGWWGYSAGYKVYECGEDISHTYNDGAIVMVNHQSTADVATLMGALQHKGPVVRRIMWIMDYILLYTNFGLCAWVHGDFFLQQGQEYRDTMLKSLKDHLNTRYSSRNHQWIVLFPEGGFLRKRRERSQKYARKNNFPILQHVLLPRTGAMKTILDNVGPPVAHTNGPRQANGTLHSNGRHVKWIVDITIAYEHGRPLDIQTLTSGWRPPYPTTLYYRHFPTSEVPRDEAGLTKWLYERFVEKEELLSHFYSTGRFPTGTSRPGVRTTGEAVEITFSPWWMLSIHLFYLCSTALQWYTVSTVLKHIL, via the exons ATGGTACATGTTGGCGCAGCGACACAGCTGCTGTGGCTGGTGTCACAGACCTGGTACCTGCTGAGGATTGTCCTGCGAATGGCGTTTGTCTTAGTAAACAACCTGTACGTGGTGCCTGCACACTTTGTGTGGATGCTATGCCTGCAGCCCGTGCGCATAGCCAGACCTGAACTGTTCTGGGAGCTGGAAGGCATGATGATAAAGTGGATGTCAGCACAGATAGGCTGGTGGGGGTACAGTGCTGGATATAAAG TGTATGAGTGTGGAGAGGACATCTCTCACACCTACAATGACGGGGCTATAGTGATGGTGAACCACCAGTCCACAGCTGACGTGGCCACCCTTATGGGAGCCCTTCAGCACAAGGGACCAGTGGTGAGGCGCATTATGTGGATCATGGACTACATTCTCCTCTACACTAACTTCGGACTGTGTGCTTGGGTACATGGAGACTTCTTTCTACAGCAG GGGCAGGAGTATCGTGACACCATGCTGAAGTCACTGAAGGATCATCTCAACACCAGATATTCCAGCAGGAACCATCAGTGGATCGTTCTGTTCCCGGAAGGGGGCTTTCTCAGGAAGAGAAGAGAGAGGAGTCAGAA GTACGCACGGAAGAACAACTTCCCTATCTTACAGCACGTACTGCTTCCCAGAACGGGAGCGATGAAAACCATCCTGGACAATGTTGGCCCGCCAGTGGCCCACACCAATGGGCCACGACAGGCTAATGGCACCCTGCACTCAAACG GTCGGCATGTGAAGTGGATTGTTGACATCACTATTGCATATGAGCACGGCAGACCACTGGACATACAGACCCTAACCTCTGGATGGAGGCCGCCATATCCCACCACACTGTACTACAG GCATTTCCCAACGTCCGAGGTCCCTCGGGACGAGGCAGGCCTGACCAAGTGGCTGTACGAGCGGTTTGTGGAGAAGGAAGAACTTCTGTCCCACTTCTACTCCACGGGCCGCTTCCCTACAGGCACCTCCCGGCCAGGTGTCAGGACAACAGGTGAAGCTGTGGAGATAACGTTCAGCCCGTGGTGGATGCTGTCTATCCACCTCTTCTACTTGTGTTCCACCGCTCTGCAGTGGTATACTGTTAGCACTGTTCTAAAGCATATCTTGTGA